The window TAAGGCTAAACGAGATAACATGTATCTCGGAAAACCCAATCTCCAGCCTTCACAGGTGAGAAAGTTTGCAAAGACTCCCATACCTAAATCGTTAATACCAATATAAGATACCTGGCCTGCTGGCGTTAGCATTAAACAAGCAGGACCATTGTCAGGAATAAGTTCAATTACCACACTTATGTCTGTATAAAAGGCTGGAAGGTCCGCATTCTGCCCAACTAACGGAATTCCATCTGCTGTCGCTTCACCCGCAACGGCAAACGTCGTGCATTCATTGTGTTGGATTTGGAAGATTTGATTGAGCTCCGCTCTGACTTGAAGAAGATAAGCCTCACCTAGGGAGATACCCGCCCCCTCTGCAAGGCCTTGAATTTCTTCGTCTAAAAAGGGGGCATACTCGAGTACGTAAGAACGATATTGCAGAGCTGCTTCCTCTACTTGTTGTTGTGTCGCTACATTGAACTTGGACTTTAATCGTATCATCACTAACTGGAGATGTTGTAAGATCAAATCCCTACACACCTCACCATATTGTCGTCCGATCTCGCGATGAGTTCCTTTAAATTGATAAAAAGGAAAGCTCTTATTTGATCTTTCTATCTGATCCATACGTAACTACCCCTCTCCATTCTATAACGGGAAATGACAGGCTGCGTATTGATTCATCCCCTGCGGGAGCAGCTCAGGTGATTGCGTTCTGCATATTTCTTGAACATATAAACAACGGGTATGAAAATGGCAACCCGTTGGCGGATCAGCTGGGTAATACGCTTCCAACACATGTAGTATCTATGCCAGATCATGAATGACCGTAGCCGCCATTTTAATACCCTCCACGTAATCACGAATAAAGATATTCTCATTCGGTGCATGTTTTCTTGAATCAGGATTGCCTACTCCAAACCCCACAGCAGGAATCCCTAATTGCTGACACAGGTTATACATCGGGCCAGAACCAGGGTTCATAATAATGATACGAGGCTCAATCCCATGCAACTTCTTCGTCGCTTCAATTACCTTCATGACTAGAGGGTGTCCTGGATCGGTTTTTGCAGCATAGGACCCTTCTCTTGCAATAATCTCTATATCACTGAAGCCATGGCGATCTAAGTGCTCTCTTAAAAGTTGAAGAATTTCTTTCGGCACCTGATTAGGAACAAGTCGAAAATCAATCTTTACTCTAGCCTCAGAAGGAAGCACCGTTTTGGATCCTTCGCCTGTATAACCGGAGTGAATTCCACAAATGGTACAAGTCGGCTGAAAC is drawn from Ammoniphilus sp. CFH 90114 and contains these coding sequences:
- a CDS encoding C45 family peptidase — protein: MDQIERSNKSFPFYQFKGTHREIGRQYGEVCRDLILQHLQLVMIRLKSKFNVATQQQVEEAALQYRSYVLEYAPFLDEEIQGLAEGAGISLGEAYLLQVRAELNQIFQIQHNECTTFAVAGEATADGIPLVGQNADLPAFYTDISVVIELIPDNGPACLMLTPAGQVSYIGINDLGMGVFANFLTCEGWRLGFPRYMLSRLALTCGTVEEAVTMVERVHRASSRNLIMLDSHGGMANLETLPTRTGRIEPTNGLLAHSNHIVAEELLEEERLMGIELENSQVRIKQMYTLLSQNHGKINVEVMKDICRDRTSYPHCLCQIHGDEGMQSPGDKAPDIITFASFVAKPSKGRAWIAMGPPDQYEYKCYELSRNNVNQWVEYNMLNK